A part of Haloarchaeobius sp. HME9146 genomic DNA contains:
- a CDS encoding FlaD/FlaE family flagellar protein — MGLRDILADFLGSGGNQARGTAPGAGQNQQQQSAGGSQAGQGGMPGQGNQSPQPQNTRVSIDELDQEEQIETLEQRIDGMEEDLSQSQNQLDGIQGSQEQVADRIEDVNDTVRQLLGIYDQLTASANPFMEGGQPGAAMDEDAEGFGFATETDEPAGMPAGEEDDEDGENADEDGVDGDDNEVPVEPTDSTADEDDEDGDAVSFDDLKAEQAADSAVEADHEEHDDDGETVQTHSPEEADEPDNEIQVETTSESEDAEMSTAEQDVAQNDREDGADQVTEATDPFVAAEGVGSDATLPSLADTYATDIIVFEWLTDLVTSAGPAATLRAIAYYEEIGWISPAVKSYLEGVLSGPDLDLNVDPSRDPEELNAEDHAESYEYIMKLSAVQETMDDTGL; from the coding sequence ATGGGACTTCGAGACATCCTCGCCGACTTCCTCGGTTCGGGCGGCAATCAGGCACGGGGGACCGCCCCCGGTGCCGGCCAGAACCAGCAGCAGCAGTCGGCAGGCGGTTCACAGGCTGGACAGGGCGGCATGCCCGGACAGGGCAACCAGAGCCCCCAGCCACAGAACACCCGTGTCTCCATCGACGAGCTCGACCAGGAAGAGCAGATCGAGACGCTCGAACAGCGTATCGACGGGATGGAAGAGGACCTGAGCCAGTCCCAGAACCAGCTGGACGGCATCCAGGGCTCTCAGGAGCAAGTCGCCGATCGCATCGAAGACGTGAACGACACGGTCCGCCAGCTGCTCGGCATCTACGACCAGTTGACCGCGAGCGCGAACCCGTTCATGGAGGGCGGGCAGCCCGGCGCGGCGATGGACGAAGACGCCGAGGGGTTCGGCTTCGCCACCGAGACCGACGAACCGGCCGGGATGCCGGCCGGCGAGGAGGACGACGAGGACGGCGAAAACGCGGACGAGGACGGTGTAGACGGGGACGACAACGAGGTCCCCGTTGAACCGACCGACTCCACCGCGGACGAGGACGACGAGGACGGCGACGCGGTGTCGTTCGACGACCTCAAAGCGGAGCAGGCGGCCGATTCGGCGGTCGAAGCCGACCACGAGGAACACGATGACGACGGCGAAACAGTACAGACGCATAGCCCAGAAGAAGCAGATGAACCGGACAACGAGATACAGGTCGAGACCACGTCCGAATCGGAGGACGCCGAGATGAGCACCGCCGAACAGGACGTTGCACAGAACGACCGGGAGGACGGAGCCGACCAGGTGACGGAGGCGACCGACCCGTTCGTCGCCGCCGAAGGTGTCGGCTCCGACGCGACGCTGCCCAGCCTCGCGGACACGTACGCGACGGACATCATCGTGTTCGAGTGGCTGACCGACCTGGTGACCAGCGCGGGGCCCGCGGCGACCCTGCGGGCGATCGCCTACTACGAGGAGATCGGGTGGATATCGCCCGCGGTGAAATCGTACCTCGAGGGCGTCCTTTCGGGACCGGACCTCGACCTCAACGTGGACCCGAGTCGGGACCCGGAAGAACTGAACGCGGAGGACCACGCCGAGAGCTACGAGTACATCATGAAGCTCAGCGCGGTCCAGGAGACGATGGACGACACCGGACTGTAA
- a CDS encoding archaellin/type IV pilin N-terminal domain-containing protein produces the protein MNVTESKDGDRGQVGIGTLIIFIAMVLVAAVAAGVLINTAGMLEAKASDTSSDAQAQVSNHITVVSATGEVNANGTGIDTVNITLMKAAGAGDIDLTKASFEWVSDTAAVTLSSDSTAVSLTKMSGDSNTTLNDRSDRIRVTINVTDAAVEGQYLAEGEKAMLQIVDASGAKTLYGINVPSTISDEKFVKV, from the coding sequence ATGAACGTAACGGAATCAAAAGATGGTGACCGCGGGCAGGTCGGAATCGGCACCTTGATCATCTTCATAGCGATGGTCCTGGTGGCCGCAGTCGCAGCTGGCGTGTTGATCAACACGGCCGGCATGCTCGAAGCGAAGGCGTCGGACACGAGTTCAGACGCCCAGGCCCAGGTCTCGAATCACATCACCGTCGTTTCGGCGACCGGTGAAGTGAACGCAAATGGCACCGGAATCGATACGGTCAACATCACCTTGATGAAGGCCGCCGGTGCCGGCGACATAGACCTGACCAAAGCGTCGTTCGAATGGGTCTCAGACACCGCAGCAGTCACGCTGTCAAGCGACAGCACTGCTGTCTCGCTCACGAAGATGAGCGGAGACTCGAACACGACGCTGAACGACCGCTCCGACCGGATCCGCGTCACCATTAACGTCACTGACGCAGCAGTCGAAGGACAGTACCTCGCAGAGGGCGAAAAAGCGATGTTGCAGATAGTCGATGCATCTGGGGCGAAGACGCTTTACGGCATCAACGTCCCGTCGACCATCTCCGACGAGAAATTCGTCAAAGTCTGA
- a CDS encoding archaellin/type IV pilin N-terminal domain-containing protein codes for MDNTTNGERGQVGIGTLIIFIAMVLVAAVAAGVLINTAGLLEASASDTGADSQAQVSNQIDVVTAVGETNATDYVDTLNFTVKKSAGSGKIDLQSATIEYLSDDASTTLSYGATADASNYSTTSLVGNGDDVLDNTTERVKITVDLSSGSGLADALAAGEEATVRLVDQSGATTIYGVNVPDTISGETFVAV; via the coding sequence GTGGACAATACAACGAACGGCGAACGCGGCCAGGTGGGCATCGGTACGCTCATCATCTTCATCGCGATGGTGCTGGTCGCAGCGGTTGCAGCTGGCGTGCTCATCAACACGGCCGGGCTGCTCGAAGCGTCTGCGTCCGACACGGGCGCGGACTCGCAAGCACAGGTTTCCAACCAGATCGACGTGGTCACCGCGGTCGGTGAGACGAACGCGACCGACTACGTCGACACGCTGAACTTCACGGTCAAGAAGTCCGCAGGCTCGGGCAAGATTGACTTGCAGTCGGCGACCATCGAGTACCTCTCGGACGACGCGAGTACGACGCTCTCGTACGGTGCGACCGCGGACGCGTCGAACTACTCGACGACCTCGCTGGTCGGTAACGGCGACGACGTGCTCGACAACACGACCGAGCGCGTGAAGATCACGGTCGACCTCTCGTCGGGGAGTGGCCTCGCTGATGCCCTCGCAGCTGGCGAGGAAGCGACCGTCCGGCTGGTCGACCAGTCCGGTGCGACGACCATCTACGGTGTGAACGTCCCCGACACGATCTCGGGTGAAACGTTCGTGGCGGTGTAA
- a CDS encoding archaellin/type IV pilin N-terminal domain-containing protein, protein MFGEFNADDDRGQVGIGTLIIFIAMVLVAAVAAGVLINTAGLLESSASDTGADSQAQVSNQIDVVTAVGETNATDYVDTLNFTVKKSAGSGKIDLQSATIEYLSDDASTTLSYGASADASNYSTTSLVGNGDDVLDNTTERVKITVDLSSATGVADALAAGEEATVRLVDQSGATTIYGVNVPDTISGETFVAV, encoded by the coding sequence ATGTTCGGAGAATTCAACGCAGACGACGACCGCGGTCAGGTTGGTATCGGCACGCTCATCATCTTCATCGCGATGGTGCTGGTCGCAGCGGTTGCAGCTGGCGTGCTCATCAACACGGCCGGGCTGCTCGAATCGTCTGCGTCCGACACGGGCGCGGACTCGCAAGCACAGGTTTCCAACCAGATCGACGTGGTCACCGCGGTCGGTGAGACGAACGCGACCGACTACGTCGACACGCTGAACTTCACGGTCAAGAAGTCCGCAGGCTCGGGCAAGATTGACTTGCAGTCGGCGACCATCGAGTACCTCTCGGACGACGCGAGTACGACGCTCTCGTACGGTGCGTCCGCGGACGCGTCGAACTACTCGACGACCTCGCTGGTCGGTAACGGCGACGACGTGCTCGACAACACGACCGAGCGCGTGAAGATCACGGTCGACCTCTCGTCGGCGACGGGCGTGGCTGATGCCCTCGCAGCTGGCGAGGAAGCGACCGTCCGGCTGGTCGACCAGTCCGGTGCGACGACCATCTACGGTGTGAACGTCCCGGACACCATCTCGGGCGAGACCTTCGTCGCGGTCTAA
- a CDS encoding DUF5807 family protein, translating into MSDSPRTEFLAGERTDDVALYLADSFVDDIGRLEKYGERADDGIVIVVDGDSGRNAFTVGTGSDAMAFAQEAMKIEGTIGADLTSGECPECEGGTVDYVFAFAEEQNEEVGGLYEEGDVIHAYARCTCGAAYSHKWVAGER; encoded by the coding sequence ATGAGCGATTCACCCCGTACGGAGTTCCTCGCAGGCGAACGTACCGACGACGTCGCACTGTATCTCGCCGACTCGTTCGTCGACGACATCGGCCGACTGGAGAAGTACGGCGAGCGCGCCGACGACGGCATCGTCATCGTCGTCGACGGCGACAGCGGTCGGAACGCGTTCACCGTCGGCACCGGCTCGGACGCGATGGCGTTCGCCCAGGAGGCGATGAAGATCGAGGGGACCATCGGTGCAGACCTGACCAGCGGGGAGTGCCCCGAGTGCGAGGGCGGGACTGTCGATTACGTGTTCGCGTTCGCCGAGGAGCAGAACGAGGAGGTCGGCGGGCTCTACGAGGAGGGTGACGTCATCCACGCCTACGCTCGCTGTACCTGCGGTGCGGCGTACAGCCACAAGTGGGTCGCCGGCGAGCGGTAG
- a CDS encoding carbohydrate kinase family protein, whose protein sequence is MPTVVTVGSALLDRIYPVTNLPEPDGGAFARDEQLAVGGVAANVAAGLSTLGRETGVVSRVGRDDDGDRVLADLRERGIDALRVKRGEERSSYTMILRDDDGERMIIAGGESIPKLRLDENDIDYCREADAVFTSAYAPDPAVSALVEAAQEDGGFPPIVFDLAGPLAELEGRGTQKETIDDLLSVVDCFVSSEVPIESYLGCTGREAAAELRERGVSRAALTQGEDGALLLDGEEIVEVPAFGVDAVDTTGAGDAFSAGLVDSWVLDGKAAAKAGRFAAAVAAENCLGAGARGGLPTRETVESRLSLF, encoded by the coding sequence ATGCCCACGGTCGTCACGGTCGGCAGCGCCCTGCTTGACCGAATCTACCCGGTGACGAACCTGCCCGAACCCGACGGCGGCGCGTTCGCTCGCGACGAGCAGCTCGCGGTGGGCGGGGTCGCCGCGAACGTGGCCGCGGGGCTGTCGACACTCGGGAGAGAGACGGGCGTCGTCAGCCGGGTCGGCCGTGACGACGACGGTGACCGCGTGCTCGCGGACCTGCGCGAGCGCGGCATCGATGCTTTGCGAGTCAAACGCGGCGAGGAGCGCTCCAGCTACACGATGATTCTGCGGGACGACGACGGGGAGCGCATGATAATCGCCGGCGGCGAGAGCATCCCGAAGCTGCGACTGGACGAGAACGATATCGACTACTGTCGCGAGGCAGACGCCGTGTTCACGAGTGCCTACGCCCCCGACCCGGCGGTCTCGGCGCTGGTCGAGGCGGCGCAGGAAGACGGCGGTTTCCCGCCCATCGTCTTCGACCTGGCGGGCCCGCTTGCGGAGCTGGAGGGGCGGGGAACCCAAAAAGAGACCATCGACGACCTGCTCTCTGTGGTGGACTGTTTCGTGTCGAGCGAGGTGCCCATCGAGTCGTACCTCGGCTGTACCGGCCGCGAGGCTGCTGCGGAACTTCGAGAGCGGGGCGTCTCGCGGGCCGCTCTGACCCAGGGCGAGGACGGCGCGTTGTTGCTCGACGGCGAGGAGATCGTCGAGGTGCCGGCGTTCGGGGTCGACGCCGTGGATACGACCGGTGCAGGTGACGCGTTCTCTGCGGGACTGGTCGATTCGTGGGTGCTCGATGGCAAGGCTGCGGCGAAGGCCGGCCGGTTCGCGGCGGCGGTCGCGGCCGAGAACTGTCTCGGCGCAGGGGCTCGCGGTGGGTTGCCGACGCGAGAAACGGTCGAATCGCGGTTGTCGCTGTTCTAG
- a CDS encoding DHH family phosphoesterase translates to MYEDVIDDEDMPLSRKSILPGTGFFVPDEIDEERKEREVAAALEGQEVAVVADPDADGLACVALVREVFGEGALVPAGPHELEDGLQRVADYASPDVQVFVCDLCPDKFEYVDEELEALMANSASVRWFDHHQWHDDVAAKVRQAGVDLVVGDSEEECTADVALRSLDYDFDEQFAELAKVTRDHDLWLREDPRSDDIADLAYWLEPEEYVDIVAEHGVELPETARELLAERRVEKEALIEKAVERGEIRNIDGWKVAVTYGRCSQNEVAEAFREKGADATVIVKPAGSASIRGTDEFQRCHEVAGQVNGGGHPKAAGCKPRIYDDMLDYAHHWTTRGATTKQVIIDAFRNLPEEDDEGVETER, encoded by the coding sequence ATGTACGAAGACGTCATCGACGACGAGGACATGCCGCTGTCCCGCAAATCTATCCTGCCCGGGACCGGTTTCTTCGTCCCCGACGAGATCGACGAGGAGCGAAAGGAGCGCGAGGTCGCCGCCGCCCTGGAGGGCCAGGAGGTCGCCGTCGTGGCCGACCCCGACGCCGACGGCCTGGCCTGCGTCGCACTGGTCCGCGAGGTGTTCGGCGAGGGCGCACTCGTCCCCGCCGGCCCGCACGAACTCGAAGACGGCCTCCAGCGCGTCGCCGACTACGCCAGCCCGGACGTGCAGGTGTTCGTCTGTGACCTCTGCCCGGACAAGTTCGAGTACGTCGACGAGGAACTGGAAGCCCTCATGGCGAACAGCGCCTCTGTCCGCTGGTTCGACCACCACCAGTGGCACGACGACGTGGCCGCGAAGGTCCGCCAGGCCGGCGTCGACCTCGTCGTCGGTGACAGCGAGGAGGAGTGTACCGCCGACGTGGCGCTGCGCTCGCTCGACTACGACTTCGACGAACAGTTCGCCGAACTCGCGAAAGTCACCCGCGACCACGACCTCTGGCTCCGCGAGGACCCCCGCTCGGACGACATCGCCGACCTGGCGTACTGGCTCGAACCCGAGGAGTACGTCGACATCGTCGCCGAGCACGGCGTCGAACTGCCCGAAACGGCCCGTGAGCTGCTCGCCGAGCGCCGGGTCGAGAAGGAGGCGCTCATCGAGAAGGCGGTCGAGCGCGGCGAGATTCGGAACATCGACGGCTGGAAGGTGGCCGTGACCTACGGCCGCTGTTCCCAGAACGAGGTCGCCGAGGCATTCCGCGAGAAGGGCGCTGACGCCACGGTCATCGTCAAGCCCGCCGGCTCGGCAAGTATTCGAGGAACCGACGAGTTCCAGCGCTGCCACGAGGTCGCAGGGCAGGTCAACGGCGGCGGCCACCCCAAGGCCGCGGGCTGCAAGCCCCGCATCTACGACGACATGCTGGACTACGCCCACCACTGGACGACCCGCGGCGCGACGACGAAGCAGGTCATCATCGACGCCTTCCGGAACCTCCCCGAGGAGGACGACGAGGGCGTCGAGACGGAGCGCTAG
- a CDS encoding sensor histidine kinase KdpD, whose protein sequence is MHRAALERYRSVPVFLLGGLYLLAAFVHLVWHRDSLVSTVGESGLLAVLAGCLIYGANRLSRLQLGLGDSFRVFSWTVASAGVGLVVAAVLISMQQLDGVPIQNVPVLLLNASAATAVIGLAVTEYRERLLDEQETLRSQKAAVDRLNRRVTVLNRVLRHDLRNETTIIRGYTDLLVDSVDDAEAVEALERVRAHSENVERLSGQAKRLNRVWEDADSTAIDLVDVVAQSVDAMSSAHGTTAVTTELPASAPAMVHPQFSFAVTEAIDNAIRHNDPSTTVVVSVEHPDREHVMVRVANTGSGIPDNEVAAIRDGTEDALVHCSGLGLWLLFWTVTLSDGTLTFRENEPHGTVVERVVPAADAARR, encoded by the coding sequence ATGCACAGGGCGGCCCTCGAACGATACCGGTCCGTCCCCGTGTTCCTCCTCGGCGGCTTGTACCTGCTCGCCGCGTTCGTCCATCTCGTGTGGCACCGTGACTCGCTGGTCTCGACCGTCGGCGAGTCAGGGCTGCTGGCCGTGCTCGCGGGCTGTCTCATCTACGGTGCGAACCGGCTCTCCCGGCTGCAACTCGGTCTCGGGGACAGTTTCCGGGTCTTCTCCTGGACCGTCGCCTCGGCTGGCGTGGGACTCGTCGTCGCCGCCGTCCTCATCTCGATGCAGCAACTGGACGGGGTACCCATCCAGAACGTCCCCGTGTTGCTGCTGAACGCCTCGGCTGCGACCGCCGTCATCGGACTCGCCGTGACGGAATACCGGGAACGACTCCTCGACGAACAGGAGACACTCCGCAGCCAGAAGGCCGCCGTCGACAGACTGAACCGGCGGGTGACCGTGCTCAATCGGGTCCTCAGGCACGACCTGCGCAACGAGACGACCATCATCCGTGGCTACACCGACCTGCTCGTGGACAGCGTCGACGACGCCGAGGCTGTCGAAGCGCTGGAGAGGGTCCGGGCGCACTCGGAGAACGTCGAACGGTTGAGCGGCCAGGCGAAGCGCCTCAACCGGGTGTGGGAGGACGCCGACTCGACCGCCATCGACCTCGTCGACGTGGTCGCCCAGAGCGTCGACGCCATGTCATCCGCCCACGGGACGACGGCGGTCACCACGGAACTGCCGGCGTCCGCCCCTGCCATGGTGCACCCCCAGTTCTCCTTCGCCGTGACCGAGGCCATCGACAACGCGATTCGACACAACGACCCGTCGACAACGGTCGTCGTCTCGGTCGAACACCCCGACAGGGAGCACGTGATGGTCCGGGTCGCCAACACCGGGAGCGGCATCCCGGACAACGAAGTCGCAGCGATCAGGGACGGCACCGAGGACGCGCTGGTCCACTGCTCCGGCCTCGGTCTCTGGCTGCTGTTCTGGACCGTGACCCTCTCGGATGGGACGCTCACGTTCAGGGAGAACGAGCCCCATGGGACGGTGGTCGAGAGGGTGGTTCCGGCCGCCGACGCGGCGCGACGCTGA
- a CDS encoding universal stress protein, which translates to MFDTVVIATDGSESVRRAVTVGLDLAERFEATVHALYVVDASEVESSPESVRDEFRAALEESGEEALETVTAETDAEVVTAVREGRPAAEICEYTREVDADLVATGTRGRHGENRFLIGSVAERVVRTCDRPVLTVRQLQEKS; encoded by the coding sequence ATGTTCGATACCGTCGTCATCGCCACCGACGGCTCCGAGAGCGTCAGGCGAGCCGTCACGGTCGGGCTCGACCTCGCCGAGCGCTTCGAGGCCACCGTCCACGCTCTGTACGTCGTCGACGCCTCCGAGGTCGAATCGTCGCCCGAATCGGTGCGCGACGAGTTCCGCGCCGCCCTCGAAGAGAGCGGCGAGGAAGCCCTCGAGACGGTCACCGCCGAGACCGATGCCGAGGTCGTCACCGCCGTCCGCGAGGGCCGCCCCGCGGCCGAGATCTGCGAGTACACCCGCGAGGTCGACGCCGACCTGGTGGCGACCGGGACGAGGGGACGGCACGGCGAGAACCGGTTCTTGATCGGCAGTGTGGCCGAGCGCGTGGTCCGGACGTGCGACAGGCCGGTGTTGACGGTTCGGCAGTTGCAGGAGAAATCGTAG
- a CDS encoding universal stress protein produces MTDSPPATAPLDVEMVLVPVDGSDESVTAVEYAVAIAEKYDAKVHAVYVVGQDVVRGIEEGVLDQAEVADDAQTFIEQVEDSVGGTEVPLNSSTAYGFSTHRKTQHPGSVILDTADDLEADFIVVPREPLTSDSGDVLAKAAEYVLLYASQPLLSV; encoded by the coding sequence ATGACCGACTCCCCGCCCGCGACGGCTCCGCTCGACGTCGAGATGGTCCTCGTACCGGTCGACGGCAGCGACGAGTCCGTCACGGCCGTCGAGTACGCGGTGGCCATCGCCGAGAAGTACGACGCCAAGGTCCACGCCGTCTACGTCGTCGGCCAGGACGTGGTCCGGGGTATCGAAGAGGGTGTCCTCGACCAGGCGGAGGTCGCCGACGACGCCCAGACGTTCATCGAGCAGGTCGAAGACAGCGTGGGGGGGACCGAGGTCCCCCTGAACAGTTCGACCGCCTACGGCTTCTCGACCCATCGCAAGACCCAGCATCCGGGCAGCGTCATCCTCGACACCGCCGACGACCTGGAGGCGGACTTCATCGTGGTGCCCCGCGAGCCGCTGACCAGTGACTCCGGCGACGTGCTGGCGAAGGCCGCAGAATACGTGCTGCTGTACGCGAGTCAACCGCTGCTGTCGGTCTGA
- a CDS encoding GNAT family N-acetyltransferase, whose protein sequence is MSPERVYPDEPAGPFPTPPRSFADKEERTIELEPADMDDVDDITAMYLDFDPADRAQGIPPTGEGRIRDWLDTIVGEGLNICARHDGRVVGHATLVPDTSTFETDQVAHELAIFVLQAYQRAGIGRQLLETLLGYGHEEGVERVWLTVERWNTAAVSLYRDTGFETCGSESFELEMSLLLDDS, encoded by the coding sequence ATGAGTCCGGAACGCGTCTACCCGGACGAGCCAGCTGGCCCGTTCCCGACGCCACCGCGGTCGTTCGCGGACAAGGAGGAGCGCACCATCGAACTCGAGCCCGCAGACATGGACGACGTCGACGACATCACCGCGATGTACCTCGACTTCGACCCCGCCGACCGCGCCCAGGGGATTCCCCCGACCGGCGAGGGCCGCATCCGCGACTGGCTCGACACCATCGTCGGCGAGGGGCTGAACATCTGTGCCCGCCACGACGGTCGCGTCGTCGGCCACGCGACCCTCGTCCCCGACACCAGCACCTTCGAGACCGACCAGGTCGCCCACGAACTCGCCATCTTCGTCCTCCAGGCGTACCAGCGCGCCGGTATCGGCCGCCAGCTCCTCGAGACACTGCTCGGGTACGGCCACGAGGAGGGCGTCGAGCGCGTCTGGCTCACCGTCGAGCGCTGGAACACCGCCGCCGTCTCGCTCTACCGGGACACCGGCTTCGAGACCTGTGGCTCCGAGAGCTTCGAGTTAGAGATGTCGTTGCTGCTGGACGATTCCTGA
- a CDS encoding universal stress protein encodes MRVLLGIEGSDESMRTLRKTIERTKEAGDELTIVVVEKDEAKREQSEMAEQARELVEKSGIDAEVRVVSGHPGSTLVDIAEREDFDQLAIGGGTQSPMGKIRLGPITEFVLLNANITVRLVR; translated from the coding sequence ATGAGAGTGCTGCTCGGAATCGAGGGAAGCGACGAGTCGATGCGGACGTTGCGAAAGACGATAGAGCGGACGAAGGAGGCCGGTGACGAGTTGACAATCGTCGTCGTCGAGAAGGACGAGGCGAAGCGCGAACAGTCCGAGATGGCCGAACAGGCTCGCGAACTCGTCGAGAAGTCCGGCATCGACGCCGAGGTCCGGGTGGTGTCGGGCCACCCGGGTAGCACGCTCGTCGATATCGCCGAACGCGAGGACTTCGACCAGCTCGCCATCGGCGGCGGCACCCAGAGCCCGATGGGCAAGATACGGCTCGGGCCGATCACCGAGTTCGTCCTGCTCAACGCCAACATCACGGTGAGATTAGTCCGATGA
- a CDS encoding beta-propeller domain-containing protein — protein MRSSLPALVLAGILVVSAVGAGLVAVTGGFDPAPDDPSPDDPGSNVGDGSVTQFESAAAFTAYVQAAQDRGGYGGFLGGVAVAEPGVEFTTDSASSGAAEGGDGAAGQAGSASATDGASRVSGTNVQETGIDEPDRVKTAPDGSAIYYADGRGYWGEGGQTRVLDTSDPAAPAVVENIDASGKLLLSGDTLVVFDQRGIYAYDVSDSANPERTWSRTLNASVRSARLVDGRLYLVLQKGVRPDHPCPVEPFGDGPGIACTDVYHPTSQTDATVTYTTAVLSPESGETLDSVTVLGTYGHSATYVSENAVYLTYTKRVSHAETFEGYLESSDLLDQQAESRLDELATYDLSSRARQVELQALVQNWLARQPAEERQELQQQFQEGYQQYVEDRKRQLLRSGIVKIAIGDDGDSLSVAETGEVPGRPLNQWALDEHDGELRIATTVDPWGATSTNDLYTLDSSLSIQGSVEDMGVTERIYSVRFMGDTAYVVTFRQIDPFYVVDLSDSANPEVKGEVKLPGFSRYLHPIGEDRMLGIGQEDGQVKATVFDVSDPQNPTVAESKILDARWSAIAQTHHAFLHDPKHDVFFLPTERGGYVFGEDLSQKTFVQTDTPATRAVYLDDYLYVFSESELVVVDENSWETVAEVVLGVDGGEEREEKPIPTEPEDYQREKNVHMASLASGASGAV, from the coding sequence ATGCGCAGTTCCCTCCCCGCACTCGTGCTCGCTGGCATCCTCGTGGTGTCGGCGGTCGGTGCCGGCCTCGTGGCCGTCACCGGCGGATTCGACCCTGCTCCAGACGACCCCTCACCCGACGACCCCGGCTCGAACGTGGGCGACGGGAGCGTCACACAGTTCGAATCGGCGGCTGCCTTCACCGCCTACGTCCAGGCCGCCCAGGACCGCGGCGGCTACGGCGGCTTCCTCGGTGGCGTCGCCGTCGCGGAACCGGGGGTCGAGTTCACCACCGACTCGGCGAGCAGCGGTGCCGCCGAGGGCGGTGACGGGGCCGCTGGTCAGGCCGGGAGTGCGTCGGCCACCGACGGTGCGTCGCGCGTCTCCGGAACCAACGTGCAAGAGACGGGCATCGACGAGCCCGACCGGGTGAAGACCGCGCCCGACGGCTCCGCCATCTACTACGCGGACGGCCGCGGCTACTGGGGTGAGGGCGGCCAGACCCGCGTCCTCGACACCAGCGACCCCGCCGCGCCCGCGGTCGTGGAGAACATCGATGCCTCCGGGAAACTCCTCCTTTCGGGTGACACCCTCGTCGTCTTCGACCAGCGGGGCATCTACGCCTACGACGTGTCCGACTCCGCGAACCCGGAGCGGACCTGGTCGCGCACCCTGAACGCGAGCGTCCGGTCGGCCCGCCTCGTGGACGGGCGGCTCTACCTCGTCCTCCAGAAGGGGGTTCGCCCCGACCACCCCTGCCCGGTCGAACCGTTCGGTGACGGCCCTGGCATCGCCTGTACCGACGTGTACCACCCGACCAGCCAGACCGACGCGACCGTGACCTACACGACGGCAGTCCTCTCGCCGGAATCGGGGGAGACCCTGGACTCCGTGACCGTGCTGGGGACCTACGGCCACTCGGCGACCTACGTCTCCGAGAACGCGGTGTACCTGACCTACACGAAGCGGGTGAGCCACGCCGAGACGTTCGAGGGGTACCTCGAATCGAGCGACCTGCTCGACCAGCAGGCCGAGAGCCGGCTCGACGAACTCGCCACCTACGACCTCTCGTCGCGGGCGCGACAGGTCGAACTCCAGGCGCTCGTGCAGAACTGGCTCGCCCGGCAACCCGCCGAGGAGCGCCAGGAACTCCAGCAGCAGTTCCAAGAGGGCTACCAGCAGTACGTCGAGGACCGCAAGCGCCAGCTGCTCCGCTCCGGCATCGTGAAGATCGCTATCGGGGACGACGGTGACTCGCTCTCGGTCGCCGAGACGGGCGAGGTGCCGGGCCGTCCGCTGAACCAGTGGGCGCTCGACGAGCACGACGGCGAGCTCAGGATCGCCACGACGGTCGACCCGTGGGGTGCGACCTCCACGAACGACCTCTACACGCTCGATTCCTCGCTCTCCATCCAGGGGTCGGTCGAGGACATGGGCGTCACCGAGCGCATCTACTCGGTCCGGTTCATGGGCGACACGGCCTACGTCGTCACGTTCCGCCAGATAGACCCGTTCTACGTGGTCGACCTCTCCGATTCGGCGAACCCCGAAGTCAAGGGTGAGGTCAAACTGCCCGGCTTCTCGCGGTACCTCCATCCCATCGGCGAGGACCGGATGCTCGGCATCGGGCAGGAGGACGGGCAGGTAAAGGCGACCGTGTTCGACGTGTCCGACCCGCAGAACCCGACCGTCGCGGAGTCGAAGATACTCGACGCCCGCTGGTCCGCAATCGCCCAGACCCACCACGCGTTCCTCCACGACCCGAAGCACGACGTGTTCTTCTTGCCCACCGAGCGCGGCGGCTACGTCTTCGGCGAGGACCTCTCCCAGAAGACGTTCGTGCAGACGGACACCCCGGCGACCCGGGCGGTGTACCTCGACGACTACCTGTACGTGTTCAGCGAGTCCGAACTCGTCGTTGTGGACGAGAATTCGTGGGAGACCGTGGCGGAGGTCGTGCTCGGCGTCGATGGCGGCGAGGAACGCGAGGAGAAGCCGATACCGACGGAACCTGAGGACTACCAGCGCGAGAAGAACGTCCACATGGCCTCGCTGGCGTCCGGCGCATCCGGCGCGGTGTAG